The Faecalibacter sp. LW9 genome has a segment encoding these proteins:
- a CDS encoding DUF5715 family protein, producing the protein MKNLLLAFSLLGTSFLFAQNEASFVSNASFSSFGGSVISSSEEVKTEANEVKKITYQDHLHAAESFNIPLIMNNEHMDSLILANRLIPVAEEGEGYKVQKLTHSRPFLNQTSYLILKEISSLFYKETNQELSISSLTRTIESQNRLRRVNSNAAKGHSAHSYGASFDISYSKYGDKVSRNSALERVVENILQQLEAEGKIYYIKERRQPCFHVTIRNTAV; encoded by the coding sequence ATGAAAAATTTATTGCTAGCGTTTTCACTGCTGGGAACTTCGTTCTTATTTGCACAAAACGAAGCTTCTTTTGTTTCTAACGCATCATTTTCAAGTTTCGGTGGTTCTGTTATTAGTTCTTCGGAAGAGGTAAAAACAGAAGCAAACGAAGTAAAAAAAATCACGTATCAGGATCATTTACATGCGGCTGAATCGTTCAATATTCCTTTAATTATGAATAATGAACACATGGATTCTTTAATTTTAGCCAACAGATTGATTCCGGTTGCTGAAGAAGGTGAAGGTTATAAAGTACAAAAGTTGACGCACAGTAGACCATTTCTAAATCAAACATCTTATTTGATTTTAAAAGAAATCTCCTCACTCTTTTACAAAGAAACCAATCAAGAATTAAGTATTTCCTCTTTAACTCGTACCATTGAAAGTCAAAATCGTTTAAGACGGGTAAACAGTAATGCCGCCAAAGGCCATAGTGCCCACAGTTATGGTGCTTCATTTGATATTTCATATTCCAAATATGGCGATAAAGTGAGCCGAAATAGTGCTTTGGAACGTGTCGTAGAAAACATTTTACAACAGCTGGAAGCAGAGGGTAAAATTTATTACATCAAAGAAAGAAGGCAACCTTGTTTCCACGTGACCATAAGAAATACAGCAGTATAG
- a CDS encoding gamma carbonic anhydrase family protein, with translation MAIIKELNGKHPQMGENCFVADNAVIVGDVQMGDDCSIWFSAVIRGDVHFIQMGNKVNIQDNATIHATYQKSPTIIGNNVSIGHNAIVHGCRIHDNVLIGMGAIVMDDCVVESNSLIAAGAVLTKGTHVKEGELWAGVPAKKVKDVPQHLKEGEIERIANNYLMYSSWYK, from the coding sequence ATGGCGATTATAAAAGAATTAAATGGGAAACATCCCCAAATGGGAGAGAATTGTTTTGTTGCAGATAATGCAGTAATTGTAGGTGATGTGCAAATGGGAGATGATTGTTCCATTTGGTTTTCAGCAGTAATTCGTGGCGATGTTCATTTCATTCAAATGGGGAATAAAGTGAACATTCAAGATAATGCTACAATTCATGCCACCTATCAAAAATCACCGACTATAATTGGAAACAATGTGTCGATTGGTCACAATGCCATTGTGCATGGTTGCAGGATACATGATAATGTGTTAATCGGTATGGGAGCAATTGTCATGGATGATTGTGTGGTGGAGTCTAATTCGTTAATTGCTGCTGGAGCCGTTTTAACCAAAGGAACACATGTAAAAGAAGGAGAATTATGGGCAGGTGTGCCTGCAAAGAAAGTAAAAGATGTACCTCAACATTTGAAAGAAGGAGAAATTGAACGTATTGCAAATAATTATTTAATGTACAGCAGTTGGTATAAATAA
- a CDS encoding thioesterase family protein: MSIEDFIFFRPLEIRWNDLDPIGHVNNVYYFDYFQTGRSYYMLTASKNWDWHKNMFVIAHIECDYAKELKIDAKNPRVGMRVSKVGSKSFDFEYIILSDDADGQPILHAKGLSTQVLIDLSIRKSIAIPDWLKNDFITYEPSLEN, from the coding sequence ATGAGTATTGAAGATTTTATCTTTTTTAGACCCCTTGAAATTCGTTGGAATGATTTAGATCCCATTGGACATGTCAATAATGTCTATTATTTTGATTATTTCCAAACCGGTAGAAGTTATTATATGCTAACGGCATCTAAAAATTGGGATTGGCATAAAAATATGTTTGTCATTGCGCACATCGAATGTGATTATGCTAAAGAATTAAAAATTGATGCTAAAAATCCACGCGTAGGAATGCGCGTTTCAAAAGTTGGATCTAAATCATTTGATTTTGAATACATTATTTTATCTGACGATGCGGATGGTCAACCGATTTTACATGCCAAAGGATTAAGTACACAAGTATTAATTGATTTATCCATAAGAAAAAGTATTGCCATACCCGATTGGTTAAAGAATGATTTCATCACGTATGAGCCATCTTTAGAAAATTAA
- a CDS encoding AI-2E family transporter yields the protein MNNNKQYVSNNVLLQLGFLILILIVFGLILKNVFAFLPGILGAICIYVLLFNPLNWMTQTKKMNKTLSVVLLILASAICIILPLYILIHTLTNKVMIMLNDTNKIEAQIKKFIDLLNQQFNIDIFSENNISKLTQAGTTILQTLLNASLDMFVQLGVAFLLSYFMLMKHKKLEQGFYQYIPLKNRNLKNMNSDLRQLVISNAVGVPLTALIQAIIAYVGYLIFGVEGAFTWFILTIFAAMLPVVGAALIYIPLAVVLFVQGDNGNAIGLLIYSFVVVGLSDNLIRFILQKKMADVHPLVTIFGVIIGINLFGFIGIIFGPILFSVFLWLIKLYKSEFVDPNPEE from the coding sequence ATGAATAACAACAAACAGTACGTATCCAATAACGTCTTACTCCAACTTGGATTTTTAATTTTAATACTGATCGTTTTTGGTTTAATCTTAAAAAATGTGTTCGCTTTCCTTCCCGGAATCTTAGGTGCCATTTGTATTTATGTTCTCCTTTTTAATCCTTTAAATTGGATGACCCAAACCAAAAAAATGAACAAAACTTTAAGTGTGGTCCTCCTGATCCTTGCAAGTGCTATTTGTATCATTTTGCCTTTATACATTTTAATACATACCCTTACCAATAAGGTCATGATCATGTTGAATGATACGAATAAAATCGAGGCTCAAATCAAAAAATTCATTGATTTATTGAACCAACAATTCAATATTGATATTTTCAGCGAAAACAATATTTCTAAGCTTACTCAAGCCGGGACGACCATCCTTCAAACTTTGTTGAATGCCTCATTGGATATGTTTGTCCAATTAGGAGTCGCCTTTTTATTGTCTTATTTTATGTTGATGAAGCATAAAAAATTAGAACAAGGATTTTATCAGTACATCCCTTTAAAAAATCGAAACCTGAAAAACATGAATTCCGATTTACGTCAATTGGTCATTTCCAATGCCGTTGGTGTTCCTTTAACAGCATTGATACAAGCTATCATAGCATACGTTGGATATCTCATTTTTGGAGTAGAAGGTGCATTTACATGGTTTATCTTAACCATATTTGCAGCCATGCTTCCTGTCGTAGGCGCTGCTTTAATTTATATACCATTAGCCGTAGTATTATTTGTACAAGGGGATAACGGTAATGCCATTGGTTTATTAATTTATAGTTTTGTGGTGGTGGGATTGTCGGATAATCTCATTCGATTTATTCTACAAAAGAAAATGGCGGATGTTCATCCATTGGTTACCATATTTGGGGTGATTATTGGAATTAATCTCTTTGGATTTATTGGAATTATTTTCGGTCCTATCCTTTTTTCTGTATTTTTATGGTTGATTAAATTATACAAATCAGAGTTTGTTGATCCAAACCCTGAAGAGTAA
- a CDS encoding NifU family protein, giving the protein MMRVYTENTPNENVLKFVCDETLTQGGVEFTKDSSATESPLAQVLLTIPFIQQVFITANFVAIEKIDGVSWDDVKDDLLEIVNEHLEEGIILYQQKKQPYTVYAEMTPNPAVMKFVANAPLVPEIIEIKDREKAAGVPLAVAIFKEYPFVKEIFLTENYVSLTKDDSEDWDLWTMDVRSFILNYLQAGGMVFEEFYEFKTEAPEEVVVKPREEFTDVEEQIKAILDEYVQPAVQNDGGNIELIEFDEETRTAKMLLQGACSGCPSSTATLKNGIEGLLKQMLPDVVNNVEAVNG; this is encoded by the coding sequence ATTATGAGAGTATATACAGAAAATACACCTAATGAAAATGTGTTAAAGTTCGTTTGTGACGAAACGTTAACACAAGGAGGCGTTGAATTTACGAAAGATTCTTCGGCTACTGAATCTCCCCTTGCACAAGTTTTACTTACTATACCATTCATTCAACAAGTTTTTATCACAGCTAATTTTGTTGCAATTGAAAAAATTGACGGTGTGTCTTGGGATGATGTAAAAGATGATTTATTAGAAATCGTGAATGAGCATTTAGAGGAAGGAATCATTCTTTACCAACAAAAGAAACAGCCTTACACCGTATATGCTGAAATGACGCCTAACCCAGCGGTTATGAAGTTTGTGGCCAATGCCCCTTTAGTTCCTGAAATCATTGAAATTAAAGATCGCGAAAAAGCGGCTGGCGTTCCTTTAGCTGTTGCCATTTTCAAAGAATATCCTTTTGTGAAAGAAATTTTCTTAACTGAAAACTATGTTTCGTTGACAAAAGATGATTCAGAAGATTGGGATTTATGGACAATGGACGTTCGTTCGTTTATCTTAAATTATTTACAAGCGGGTGGAATGGTTTTCGAAGAATTCTATGAGTTCAAAACGGAAGCTCCAGAAGAAGTTGTCGTAAAACCTCGTGAAGAATTTACAGATGTAGAAGAACAAATTAAAGCCATTTTAGATGAATATGTTCAGCCAGCTGTTCAAAATGATGGTGGAAATATTGAATTAATTGAATTTGATGAAGAAACTCGTACAGCTAAAATGTTATTACAAGGAGCATGTTCGGGTTGTCCATCTTCAACTGCAACATTGAAAAACGGAATCGAAGGGTTATTGAAACAAATGTTACCCGATGTGGTGAATAATGTGGAAGCCGTTAATGGATAA
- the ppk1 gene encoding polyphosphate kinase 1 — protein sequence MKRYINREISWLKFNARVLQEAADENVPLLERIRFLGIYSNNLDEFYSVRYSAIIRSIQLKDVDKVYSNIVPGQSDEELIEEINSIVTKQREKYDQLYEELFTQLEEHNIFVIDDTTLPIKYKEYITEYFNDEVIHNVGVFVLNDKIKVPPLRDGSFYLAVKMTTSEGPEYALIIVPTHLFDRFILLPKWGQKYYVMYLEDIIRYHLNEIFRTFEYETIEAHSIKISRDSELNFDNDLEHSLYEKVIHSLEERKTGEPVRLVYDRTIAPDTLNFFLEKLNLDDYDSIIPGGKYHNKRDLIGFPSFGIEGLTYDKIKPIVQKRPTQYKSYFKAFTEHDEMIFAPYQDYSLLLKFLREAAIDPKVKKIKLTVYRVAKDSQIMHSLINAAMNGKEVTAILELRARFDESNNAMWSKKLQEAGVNVIFGVPGLKVHSKIGYIERLPEEGIAERFAIISTGNFHAKTAKIYTDYTYITSNPGITKEIDQVFKFFDKNYLIQTYHHLMVSPHGTRNKIIKAIKREIKNQKSGLEAEINMKLNSLADKEIIDLLYKASQKGVKIRLVVRGVNCLIPGKKGLSENIECVSVIDKFLEHPRIYWFKNAGEDKVYISSADMMTRNLDYRVEVACPIYDQNIKKIIIDTFNLSFHDNVKARIIDENESLTYRSNEEVANRSQFSTYEYLQKLNEEINED from the coding sequence ATGAAGAGATATATAAATAGAGAGATAAGCTGGTTAAAATTCAATGCGCGTGTTTTACAAGAGGCGGCAGATGAAAATGTACCATTGCTTGAACGAATACGATTTTTAGGGATTTATTCCAATAATTTAGATGAATTTTACTCGGTGCGTTATTCGGCTATTATTCGATCTATACAGTTAAAAGATGTCGATAAAGTTTATTCGAATATTGTCCCTGGACAATCGGATGAAGAATTAATTGAAGAAATCAACAGCATTGTAACCAAACAAAGGGAAAAGTATGATCAATTGTATGAAGAATTGTTCACACAATTAGAAGAACATAATATTTTCGTAATTGATGATACAACCTTACCCATCAAATACAAAGAATATATTACCGAATATTTCAATGATGAAGTAATACACAATGTAGGTGTTTTTGTTTTAAACGATAAAATTAAAGTTCCTCCTTTACGTGATGGATCTTTTTATTTAGCCGTAAAAATGACCACTTCAGAAGGGCCTGAATACGCCTTAATCATCGTCCCAACTCATTTATTTGATCGTTTTATTTTGTTGCCTAAATGGGGACAAAAATATTATGTAATGTATTTGGAAGATATCATTCGTTATCACTTGAATGAAATTTTCAGAACATTTGAATATGAAACCATCGAAGCACATTCCATTAAAATTTCAAGGGATAGTGAATTGAACTTTGACAATGATTTAGAGCATAGTTTATATGAAAAAGTGATTCATTCTTTAGAAGAACGTAAAACGGGTGAGCCTGTGCGTTTGGTGTATGACCGTACAATAGCACCAGATACCTTAAATTTCTTTCTAGAGAAATTAAATTTAGATGATTACGATAGTATTATTCCAGGTGGTAAATACCATAATAAACGCGATTTAATTGGTTTTCCATCGTTTGGAATCGAAGGATTAACTTACGATAAAATTAAACCAATTGTTCAAAAACGTCCTACGCAATACAAAAGTTATTTTAAGGCCTTTACTGAACATGATGAAATGATTTTTGCTCCTTATCAAGATTACTCTTTGCTTTTAAAATTTCTTCGCGAAGCAGCGATTGATCCAAAAGTCAAAAAAATCAAATTAACGGTTTATCGTGTCGCTAAAGATTCGCAAATCATGCATTCACTCATCAATGCAGCGATGAATGGGAAAGAAGTGACAGCGATTCTCGAATTGCGCGCACGTTTTGATGAGTCTAACAATGCCATGTGGTCGAAAAAATTACAAGAAGCTGGTGTCAACGTGATTTTTGGTGTTCCTGGACTTAAAGTACATTCGAAAATAGGTTATATTGAACGTCTTCCAGAAGAAGGCATTGCTGAACGCTTTGCGATTATTAGTACTGGAAATTTCCATGCGAAAACGGCTAAAATCTATACCGATTATACCTACATCACATCGAATCCTGGGATTACGAAAGAAATCGACCAAGTCTTCAAATTTTTTGACAAAAACTATTTGATACAAACCTACCACCATTTAATGGTGTCACCCCATGGAACTCGAAATAAAATTATTAAAGCCATTAAACGTGAAATCAAAAATCAAAAAAGTGGTTTAGAAGCTGAAATCAACATGAAGCTGAACAGTTTAGCAGATAAAGAAATTATTGATTTACTGTATAAAGCTTCTCAAAAAGGAGTTAAAATACGATTGGTGGTGCGTGGAGTTAATTGTTTAATCCCTGGTAAAAAAGGACTGTCTGAAAACATAGAATGTGTAAGTGTTATCGACAAATTTTTAGAGCATCCAAGAATTTATTGGTTCAAAAATGCTGGAGAAGACAAAGTATATATTTCGTCTGCTGATATGATGACCCGAAACTTGGATTATCGTGTCGAAGTGGCCTGCCCTATCTATGATCAAAACATTAAAAAAATAATTATTGATACTTTTAACTTGAGTTTTCATGATAATGTGAAAGCACGAATAATTGATGAGAATGAATCGCTAACGTACCGCAGCAACGAGGAAGTAGCAAATCGTTCGCAATTCTCAACATATGAATATCTACAAAAACTAAATGAGGAAATAAATGAAGATTAG
- a CDS encoding MmcQ/YjbR family DNA-binding protein, producing MHIEELRTYCLSFPHVEEKFPFGDDTLVFSIAGKLFCLANINPFQALNVKCDPDLAIELRERYQAVTPGYHMNKKHWNTIRVNEDVKDELIKQWIKDSYELVRLNLPKSKRPV from the coding sequence ATGCATATTGAAGAATTAAGAACCTATTGTTTATCGTTTCCACACGTGGAAGAAAAATTTCCTTTTGGAGATGACACATTAGTGTTTTCAATTGCAGGTAAACTATTTTGCTTAGCCAATATCAATCCCTTTCAAGCGCTAAATGTTAAATGTGATCCAGACCTCGCAATTGAATTACGGGAACGTTACCAAGCTGTAACACCAGGATATCATATGAATAAAAAGCATTGGAATACCATACGGGTAAATGAAGATGTAAAAGATGAACTGATTAAACAATGGATCAAAGATTCATATGAATTGGTGAGGCTAAATCTTCCCAAATCCAAAAGACCTGTATAA
- a CDS encoding SixA phosphatase family protein — MKNLILFRHGKSRWDENVTDQFRTLNEKGIHRTPLSAEKLKLLLDFEPQYVFSSIANRAKQTAQIAQKIAFPKAEIQFDKALYTFSHLALLQWIKSQDDMMDHLIIFGHNPAFTDIAYELGSEFIMNIPTSGVVWITFDESNWSNLTKGTTQHIIFPKELE, encoded by the coding sequence ATGAAAAACCTGATTTTATTTCGACATGGCAAAAGCAGATGGGATGAAAATGTAACCGATCAGTTTCGTACCTTAAATGAAAAGGGCATACATCGAACGCCATTATCTGCCGAAAAATTAAAATTACTATTGGATTTTGAACCTCAGTATGTTTTTTCGAGCATTGCTAATCGGGCCAAACAAACGGCACAAATTGCTCAAAAAATTGCATTTCCTAAGGCCGAAATCCAATTCGATAAAGCCTTATACACTTTTTCTCATTTGGCATTACTGCAGTGGATCAAGTCACAAGATGATATGATGGATCATCTCATCATATTTGGACATAATCCAGCATTTACTGATATTGCATATGAATTAGGATCAGAATTTATTATGAATATCCCCACTTCAGGTGTGGTGTGGATTACCTTTGATGAAAGCAATTGGTCCAATTTAACAAAAGGAACAACCCAACATATTATATTCCCGAAAGAATTAGAATGA
- a CDS encoding DUF5715 family protein: MSRKSLFFIGFILLQTCIVLAQKRVIIPPTEEYKKHLNAAKSHRTELIKDKKHLDKYISQGKLVKVKQRGYGFRTADLTHSHPYLIPKANQTLRDIAREFVRETGQNFFVVTSLTRTLKDQDRLRGVNSNASSNDSAHSYGSSFDISYVRFNHHLATNQTLDQALNRILTSFQKQGKIYFVKERLSRCYHIVVR, translated from the coding sequence ATGTCTAGAAAATCATTATTTTTTATTGGATTTATCCTATTACAAACTTGCATTGTTTTGGCTCAAAAACGTGTGATTATTCCCCCAACGGAGGAGTACAAAAAGCATCTGAATGCTGCCAAATCCCATCGCACAGAATTAATTAAGGATAAAAAACATTTGGACAAATACATTAGCCAAGGGAAGTTGGTCAAAGTTAAACAAAGAGGATATGGATTTCGTACAGCCGATTTAACTCACAGTCATCCCTACTTGATTCCTAAAGCCAATCAAACATTGCGCGATATTGCTCGAGAATTTGTGCGCGAAACGGGACAAAATTTCTTTGTGGTTACATCTTTAACACGAACGCTAAAAGATCAAGATCGTTTACGAGGTGTCAATTCCAATGCCTCGTCGAATGATAGTGCCCACAGCTACGGTTCATCATTTGATATTTCTTATGTTCGATTTAATCATCATTTAGCTACCAATCAAACTTTGGATCAAGCATTAAATCGGATTCTAACCTCGTTTCAAAAACAAGGAAAAATTTATTTTGTAAAAGAACGCTTAAGTCGTTGTTATCATATCGTTGTTCGATAA
- a CDS encoding carbon-nitrogen hydrolase codes for MAKVKVGMVQMTCTKDKQENLNKAIEQIRVAAAKGAQIVCLQELFTSLYFCDVEDYDNFDLAEAIPGPSTDALSVVAKELGVVIIASLFEKRAQGLYHNTTAILDADGEYLGKYRKMHIPDDPAFYEKFYFTPGDLGYKVFNTKFGKVGVLICWDQWYPEASRITALMGADILFYPTAIGWATDQDEETNQDQYNAWQTIQRSHAVANGVPVISVNRVGFEQDGAMKFWGGSFAANAQGKLLYLASHDNEETEVVELDLNESDYFRKHWPFLRDRRIETYAPITKRFLDED; via the coding sequence ATGGCAAAAGTTAAAGTTGGAATGGTACAAATGACTTGTACTAAAGACAAACAAGAAAATTTAAATAAAGCGATTGAGCAAATCAGAGTAGCAGCAGCGAAAGGGGCTCAAATCGTATGTTTACAAGAATTATTTACATCATTATATTTCTGCGATGTTGAAGATTATGATAACTTCGATTTAGCAGAAGCGATTCCTGGACCATCAACAGATGCATTATCAGTAGTTGCAAAAGAATTAGGAGTAGTGATTATCGCGTCTTTATTCGAAAAACGTGCACAAGGTTTATACCACAATACAACAGCAATTTTAGATGCAGATGGTGAATATTTAGGGAAATACCGCAAAATGCACATCCCAGATGATCCTGCATTCTACGAAAAATTCTACTTTACACCAGGGGACTTAGGATACAAAGTATTCAATACGAAGTTCGGTAAAGTTGGAGTTTTAATTTGTTGGGATCAATGGTATCCAGAAGCTTCTCGTATCACAGCATTAATGGGAGCGGACATTTTATTCTACCCAACAGCAATTGGATGGGCTACAGATCAAGACGAAGAAACAAACCAAGATCAATACAACGCTTGGCAAACAATTCAACGTTCGCACGCAGTTGCCAATGGTGTTCCTGTCATTTCAGTGAACCGTGTTGGATTCGAACAAGATGGTGCCATGAAATTCTGGGGAGGTTCTTTCGCAGCAAATGCGCAAGGGAAATTATTATACTTAGCTTCTCACGATAATGAAGAAACGGAAGTGGTCGAATTGGATTTAAATGAATCGGATTATTTCCGTAAACACTGGCCATTCTTAAGAGATCGTCGCATCGAAACTTACGCTCCAATTACGAAGCGTTTCTTGGATGAAGATTAA
- a CDS encoding T9SS type B sorting domain-containing protein has product MSKFFYILLILLSPFFFSAEVSAQMQAAHWFFGNKGEITFPFGNAIPNISQNNSQMLSQHGSSSYSDINGNLIVYTNGQKVFDHLHQEIIPRGFEILGNHESTQSSIIVPMPNHRDKYYLFVIRSLEIYAPLNIIDESINLGLNYYIIDLSHNNHSIIKPDNNILLNRSSQKLAATYHHNQKDIWVLTHFENRFYSYLITSEGIHMPIVSTTPYWSKFDGYYGNAKGQMKFSTNGKKLAVAHQNNVIVESVSEDVLDTAPLFLEATNESSNHPGRLFLYEFDPITGQVSEEYLVEKRNIFVYNGIEFSPSGKYLYYQGANKLVNIIFQFNTENLYKHELYFYGDSPRNMIGDMQLAVNGKIYYSDRQTKLLSVINYPEKDLNEAQFLYRSFNINEQALNQNGLPNFISNFLKEELKIYNTFDGDNACIHTPLKFWVNNNQEILSIFWDFGDGNTSEEHVPQHIYTNPGIYTITVTINGQIYKKTIQIYDTIDLPVYEMVECDTNGDGIAGYHLENFTNYLGNQAAYVSYHISEADAVNNLNAMEDLIIQGNHLTPSVWARIINKGGCISITEIRFKLNEGTIIDQTSRLCASFDNVFFIRPSDIQSLYHQSVYIFETHQEAENFQNHITENISLTSDQTTLTLFVRQQNFESCDEIIALQLNINYPTLFSLDSREICPFEGETIYTLPDNITSEHIQWNNLQGEDLNQNINGRSIRITKAGNYSVTVTNESGCQFTSTFEVTSSSPIQVRTIVDQNSNLIIDYGNQMPNDYEFSIDEGTTWNNGTTIHLPLGEYWLWIRQKGDAGCIVYTEKIISNKITNFISPNGDGINDVWQIKGFEKYEWIDVLIYNRQGRQLFENRVNHSNILWDGRVHGKPLPSGSYWYTLTTSTHTIFEGYIVINNQN; this is encoded by the coding sequence ATGTCAAAGTTTTTCTACATTCTATTGATCCTCTTATCTCCTTTTTTCTTTTCTGCAGAGGTCTCTGCACAAATGCAAGCTGCCCATTGGTTTTTTGGAAATAAAGGCGAAATCACATTTCCTTTTGGAAATGCAATTCCCAATATTTCACAAAATAATTCTCAGATGCTTAGTCAACATGGATCGAGTAGTTATTCGGATATAAATGGAAATTTAATAGTCTATACCAACGGTCAAAAAGTTTTTGATCATTTGCATCAAGAAATCATTCCTCGTGGATTTGAAATTTTAGGAAATCATGAAAGTACTCAATCTAGTATAATTGTCCCTATGCCTAATCATCGGGATAAATATTATCTTTTCGTAATTCGCTCATTAGAAATTTACGCTCCATTAAACATTATTGATGAATCGATTAATCTCGGCTTAAATTATTATATCATTGACCTTAGTCATAATAATCACTCAATTATTAAACCTGATAATAATATACTTCTTAATCGTTCCTCTCAAAAATTAGCGGCCACTTACCATCACAATCAAAAAGATATTTGGGTACTTACCCATTTTGAGAATCGTTTTTACAGTTATTTAATTACGTCCGAAGGTATTCACATGCCGATTGTTTCAACTACACCTTATTGGAGTAAATTTGATGGTTATTATGGGAATGCAAAAGGACAAATGAAATTTTCGACCAATGGAAAAAAATTAGCTGTGGCTCATCAAAATAATGTAATTGTAGAAAGTGTAAGTGAGGATGTTTTAGACACTGCTCCATTATTTTTAGAAGCGACCAATGAAAGTTCAAATCATCCTGGCCGTTTATTTTTATATGAATTTGATCCCATAACAGGTCAAGTATCCGAAGAATATTTAGTTGAAAAACGAAATATCTTCGTTTATAATGGGATTGAATTTTCCCCTTCAGGCAAATATTTATATTATCAAGGAGCCAATAAACTCGTCAATATCATTTTCCAATTCAATACCGAAAATTTGTATAAACATGAATTGTATTTTTATGGGGATTCGCCAAGAAATATGATTGGCGATATGCAATTAGCGGTAAATGGTAAGATTTATTATTCCGACCGTCAGACAAAATTATTAAGTGTCATTAACTATCCTGAAAAAGATTTAAATGAGGCTCAATTCTTATATCGAAGTTTTAACATCAATGAGCAAGCATTAAATCAAAATGGTCTACCCAATTTTATTTCAAATTTTTTAAAAGAAGAACTAAAAATATACAACACTTTTGATGGAGATAATGCTTGTATCCATACTCCTTTGAAATTTTGGGTGAACAATAATCAAGAAATTTTATCTATTTTTTGGGATTTTGGTGATGGAAATACATCCGAAGAGCATGTCCCTCAACACATATATACCAATCCAGGCATCTATACTATTACGGTTACCATAAATGGGCAAATTTACAAGAAAACCATCCAAATATATGACACCATTGATCTTCCGGTATATGAAATGGTTGAATGCGATACCAATGGTGATGGCATAGCAGGATATCATCTTGAAAATTTCACTAATTATTTAGGAAATCAAGCCGCATACGTATCATATCATATTAGCGAAGCTGATGCCGTAAATAATCTGAATGCAATGGAAGATCTGATTATACAAGGGAATCACTTAACGCCTTCCGTTTGGGCACGTATAATTAATAAAGGAGGATGTATTTCTATTACGGAGATTCGCTTTAAACTTAATGAAGGTACCATTATTGACCAAACAAGCCGTTTATGTGCTTCGTTTGATAATGTCTTTTTTATTCGACCTTCAGATATCCAATCTTTGTACCATCAATCCGTTTATATTTTTGAGACGCATCAAGAGGCTGAAAATTTTCAGAATCATATCACCGAAAATATCAGCCTAACTTCTGATCAAACAACACTCACTTTATTTGTTCGTCAACAAAACTTTGAAAGCTGTGATGAAATCATCGCGCTTCAATTAAATATTAATTATCCAACTCTTTTTTCTCTTGATTCGCGAGAAATTTGTCCTTTTGAAGGTGAAACCATTTATACACTCCCTGATAACATCACATCGGAACACATACAATGGAATAATTTACAAGGGGAAGATCTCAATCAAAACATCAACGGAAGAAGCATACGAATCACAAAAGCAGGAAATTATTCGGTAACGGTAACCAATGAATCGGGATGTCAATTTACTTCAACTTTTGAAGTCACAAGCTCTTCTCCCATACAAGTAAGAACGATAGTGGATCAAAATTCGAATCTGATTATCGATTATGGTAATCAGATGCCAAATGATTATGAATTCAGCATCGATGAAGGAACCACTTGGAACAATGGGACAACTATTCATTTACCTCTTGGCGAATATTGGCTTTGGATAAGACAAAAAGGAGATGCAGGATGTATTGTATATACGGAAAAAATCATCAGTAATAAAATCACCAATTTCATTAGTCCAAATGGAGACGGAATAAATGACGTTTGGCAAATTAAAGGATTTGAAAAATATGAATGGATTGATGTTTTAATTTACAACCGACAAGGACGCCAATTGTTCGAAAACCGTGTGAACCATTCGAATATTTTATGGGATGGTAGAGTCCATGGAAAACCTTTACCATCCGGATCGTATTGGTATACTTTAACGACTTCTACACACACCATTTTTGAAGGGTACATTGTGATAAATAATCAGAATTAA